A genomic stretch from Rhipicephalus microplus isolate Deutch F79 unplaced genomic scaffold, USDA_Rmic scaffold_183, whole genome shotgun sequence includes:
- the LOC142791694 gene encoding uncharacterized protein LOC142791694 translates to MAMNDEAERMFMAMLKGSALRAIHQKPPVHQPPARWERAQRHKEKEVAEASFYRCSAPHMCFNEACLISTSAPEWTPGETKLLLDYYYKYFPQVGPFKKFKSKKMLFKQVSQDLADVLGCSKTPQQWENRVKTVRRQKRKACDNNNKSGAQPCPVPTADEMRKIESIDDSLEPEVQRDSYGATYKATSSSSDSSADVPSTSPEISSTPASGSDSGQSTKGPADTKKRELRASTSRMQQMQYFFDRMRAISAERAARREELEKEKEMRRAERIQERQERRKTHEDKLQLIREALGFEQ, encoded by the exons ATGGCGATGAATGATGAAGCCGAGCGGATGTTCATGGCAATGCTAAAGGGGTCAGCTCTACGCGCTATACACCAG AAACCACCAGTTCATCAACCGCCGGCGAGATGGGAACGAGCCCAACGCCACAAGGAAAAAGAGGTGGCGGAGGCGAGCTTCTACCGCTGCAGTGCCCCACACATGTGCTTTAATGAAGCTTGCCTTATTTCTACTTCAGCTCCTGAGTGGACACCAGGGGAAACTAAACTCCTATTAGACTATTACTATAAATACTTCCCTCAAGTTGGCCCTTTCAAAAAGTTTAAGAGCAAGAAGATGCTTTTTAAACAGGTTTCCCAGGATCTGGCTGATGTGCTTGGATGCAGCAAAACGCCCCAGCAATGGGAAAATCGCGTAAAAACGGTAAGGAGGCAAAAGAGAAAAGCGTGCGATAATAACAACAAGTCCGGTGCTCAACCTTGCCCCGTCCC GACAGCCGATGAAATGCGAAAAATTGAAAGCATTGACGACAGCCTCGAGCCCGAAGTCCAAAGGGACTCTTATGGAGCGACGTACAAGGCAACTTCATCAAGTTCCGACAGCTCAGCTGATGTACCCTCAACTTCACCTGAAATCTCCAGTACTCCGGCGAGTGGTTCAGACAGTGGGCAAAGCACAAAAGGGCCAGCAGATACCAAGAAAAGGGAACTTCGCGCTAGTACCAGTCGTATGCAGCagatgcaatatttttttgaCCGAATGCGAGCTATTAGTGCAGAGCGAGCGGCTCGCAGGGAAGAgctagaaaaagaaaaggagatgaGGCGAGCTGAGCGCATTCAAGAACGCCAGGAGCGCCGCAAGACGCACGAAGACAAACTTCAGCTCATCCGCGAGGCCCTGGGGTTCGAGCAATAA